Proteins encoded by one window of Vampirovibrionales bacterium:
- a CDS encoding aspartate ammonia-lyase: MTPPAVRVETDLLGPVETPVDAYWGAHTQRATQNFDLIGYPAPWPLIQAMAQVKKACAQTNAELGFLDTSRAKAIVAACDGILSGALGPEHFPVDALQGGAGTSTHMNVNETIANRALEGLGFPKGHYAELHPIEHVNLHQSTNDVYPTALKIAAIDACRRLSEALARLQGAFQDREIAFQDILKMGRTELQDAVPMTLGQEFSAFAEAISRDRWRAFKCEERLRIVNIGGTAIGTGLTAPRAYIFRVIEILRTLTGQGLSRGENLIDATANVDCFVEVSGILKACAANLVKIADDLRRLQLLGEIHLPALQAGSSIMPGKVNPVLLEAAIQAGLKTMANDGLIAAAAARGSLQINEFLPLIAHALLESFRLLEKLAEALTPFIGAIEANAARCAQYAMDSSTLATALLPSVGYDRATALVKAYQALENPPSFGNYLRQQLGDALVNEALSPQRLLCLGDARPPACIEENRA; this comes from the coding sequence ATGACACCCCCTGCCGTTCGCGTAGAAACTGACTTGCTCGGCCCCGTTGAGACGCCTGTCGACGCCTATTGGGGCGCGCATACCCAGCGGGCGACGCAAAACTTTGATCTGATTGGCTACCCCGCGCCGTGGCCCTTGATTCAGGCGATGGCGCAAGTTAAAAAAGCTTGCGCGCAGACAAATGCCGAATTGGGCTTTTTGGATACATCGCGCGCTAAGGCCATTGTCGCCGCTTGTGACGGGATTCTCTCAGGCGCGCTCGGCCCAGAGCATTTCCCGGTGGATGCGTTGCAAGGCGGGGCGGGTACTTCTACCCACATGAACGTGAACGAAACCATCGCCAATCGCGCGTTGGAAGGGCTGGGATTCCCCAAGGGGCATTACGCCGAGCTGCATCCCATTGAGCATGTCAATCTCCATCAGTCGACCAACGACGTGTATCCAACGGCTCTGAAAATCGCCGCCATTGACGCCTGTCGTCGTCTGAGCGAAGCCCTGGCTCGTCTTCAGGGCGCGTTTCAGGATCGCGAAATCGCGTTTCAAGACATTCTCAAAATGGGACGCACCGAATTGCAAGACGCCGTGCCGATGACGCTCGGTCAAGAGTTTTCGGCTTTTGCCGAAGCAATTTCGCGTGACCGCTGGCGGGCCTTCAAGTGCGAAGAGCGCCTGCGCATCGTCAATATTGGGGGTACCGCGATTGGTACGGGGTTGACAGCCCCGCGCGCGTATATTTTTCGGGTGATTGAAATTCTCCGCACGCTCACCGGCCAGGGATTGAGTCGAGGCGAAAATCTGATTGACGCCACGGCCAACGTCGATTGCTTTGTGGAAGTGTCCGGTATTCTCAAGGCCTGCGCCGCTAATCTGGTGAAAATCGCTGACGACCTGCGCCGCTTGCAACTGCTGGGCGAAATTCATTTGCCTGCCTTACAGGCCGGATCCTCAATTATGCCGGGAAAAGTCAATCCGGTGCTGTTAGAGGCTGCGATTCAGGCGGGATTGAAAACCATGGCCAATGACGGCTTAATTGCCGCCGCCGCTGCGCGCGGCTCGCTGCAAATCAATGAATTTTTGCCGCTAATTGCGCACGCTCTGCTGGAATCGTTCCGACTGCTGGAGAAGCTTGCCGAAGCCCTGACGCCTTTCATCGGCGCGATCGAAGCCAACGCAGCGCGCTGCGCCCAGTACGCGATGGATAGCTCGACCTTGGCGACGGCTTTGCTGCCAAGTGTCGGCTACGATCGCGCGACCGCTTTAGTGAAAGCCTATCAGGCGCTTGAAAACCCGCCCTCGTTTGGCAATTATCTGCGTCAGCAGCTCGGCGACGCCCTCGTCAACGAGGCGCTCTCTCCGCAACGCCTGTTGTGTCTGGGCGATGCCCGCCCACCCGCGTGCATCGAGGAGAACCGCGCATGA
- the hydF gene encoding [FeFe] hydrogenase H-cluster maturation GTPase HydF codes for MNKTPKSLRLHIGLFGRTNVGKSSLLNAVADQQAAITSPVAGTTTDVVEKSMELLPIGPVTFLDTAGLDDRSALAPARIERAYRAMGRADVIVLVCEPDVWSDCETAIAQEARAKGLPLIVAFNKTDKAAVDPDVQASAQGVATAILYGSAISSDPQAQERLKKDFKQALAAHLPESFFAPPALAGDLLPPGGLAVLVVPIDLQAPKGRLILPQVQTIRDLLDNDAAALVVKEREYPALLQRLNAPPDLVICDSQVVARVVADTPPQTSLTTFSILFSRLKGDLQTMARGAARIEQLRPGDRVLIAEACTHHALEDDIGRVKIPRWLRQYTGCALEIDTYAGRDYPENLGDYRLVIHCGGCMINRREMLSRMGVTDEHALPITNYGVAISALQGVLRRALSPFPLAYAAYDEALKMPQESV; via the coding sequence ATGAATAAAACGCCCAAAAGCCTGCGCTTGCATATCGGTCTGTTTGGCCGTACCAACGTGGGGAAATCGTCTCTGCTGAATGCTGTTGCCGATCAACAAGCGGCTATTACCTCTCCTGTAGCGGGAACGACCACCGACGTAGTCGAAAAAAGCATGGAGCTGCTGCCTATTGGCCCGGTCACGTTTTTGGACACTGCCGGGCTTGATGATCGCTCCGCGTTGGCGCCCGCCCGAATTGAACGGGCTTATCGCGCAATGGGACGCGCTGACGTCATCGTGTTGGTGTGCGAGCCTGACGTCTGGAGCGACTGCGAAACGGCTATCGCTCAGGAAGCCCGCGCCAAGGGTCTGCCCCTGATCGTGGCGTTTAATAAGACAGATAAAGCTGCGGTGGATCCGGATGTCCAAGCCTCGGCGCAGGGGGTTGCGACTGCTATCCTCTATGGCAGCGCCATTTCGTCGGATCCGCAGGCGCAAGAGCGTTTAAAGAAAGACTTTAAACAAGCGCTCGCCGCGCATTTGCCCGAGTCGTTTTTTGCGCCACCTGCGCTTGCGGGCGATTTGCTGCCTCCGGGCGGCCTTGCGGTTTTGGTCGTTCCGATTGATCTCCAGGCTCCGAAAGGTCGGCTGATTCTGCCGCAGGTGCAGACGATTCGCGATTTGCTGGATAACGACGCCGCCGCGCTGGTGGTGAAAGAGCGCGAATACCCGGCGTTGCTTCAGCGTCTGAATGCGCCGCCGGATCTGGTGATTTGCGATTCTCAAGTGGTCGCGCGCGTGGTAGCGGACACGCCGCCCCAGACGTCGCTGACGACCTTTTCTATTTTATTCTCCCGCCTTAAGGGCGATTTGCAGACGATGGCGCGCGGCGCGGCGCGTATCGAGCAATTAAGGCCTGGCGATCGGGTGTTGATTGCTGAAGCCTGTACGCATCACGCGCTCGAAGACGATATTGGTCGCGTTAAAATTCCGCGCTGGTTGCGTCAGTATACCGGTTGCGCGCTGGAGATTGACACTTACGCGGGTCGCGACTACCCCGAAAATCTGGGCGATTATCGCCTGGTAATTCACTGCGGGGGCTGTATGATCAATCGCCGCGAGATGCTCAGCCGCATGGGCGTGACGGATGAACATGCATTGCCCATCACCAATTACGGCGTCGCTATTTCGGCGTTGCAAGGGGTTCTGCGTCGCGCCCTGTCGCCCTTCCCGCTGGCGTATGCTGCGTATGACGAGGCGTTGAAAATGCCTCAGGAGTCTGTCTGA
- a CDS encoding isoprenylcysteine carboxylmethyltransferase family protein, translating to METPSFAAHHEDDHGDDHADVRLHPPVTYLMALAIGAIAQWFFPLLLPGGLWVRIAGVLLLVVSVSLFRRCIGLFRQHATPLPPWKPSKALIQTGPYRISRNPIYLSLSLTLLAFALIFLNPWGLMTLLVVTLVIDRLVIAREEVYLLRAFGDTYAQYQRRVRRWL from the coding sequence ATGGAAACGCCGTCGTTTGCGGCTCACCATGAAGATGATCACGGGGACGATCACGCTGATGTGCGTCTTCATCCGCCTGTGACGTATTTGATGGCGCTGGCGATCGGCGCCATAGCCCAGTGGTTTTTCCCGCTCCTCTTGCCAGGAGGTCTGTGGGTGCGCATCGCCGGCGTTCTTTTGCTCGTGGTTTCTGTGAGCTTGTTTCGGCGCTGCATTGGGCTTTTTCGGCAGCATGCGACGCCGTTGCCGCCGTGGAAGCCATCGAAGGCGCTGATTCAAACCGGCCCCTATCGTATCAGCCGCAACCCGATTTATCTCTCGTTGAGTCTGACCCTATTGGCGTTCGCGCTGATTTTTCTCAATCCATGGGGGCTGATGACCCTGCTTGTGGTGACGCTCGTCATCGACCGCCTGGTGATTGCCCGGGAAGAAGTCTATTTATTGCGTGCGTTCGGCGATACTTATGCACAGTATCAACGCCGCGTCCGACGGTGGCTTTAG
- a CDS encoding rhodanese-like domain-containing protein, with product MPTIVNAQEIQPEATAHIIDVRTRDEFARERIAGSRNIPLDELPSACGQLKSMQHIILSCQSGGRAEQANAFLESMGISHAVLLQGGLNGWKAARRQTESVKQGVSILRQVQMIVGAMVLIGTFYPPLWLLAPIAGAGMLFAGLSNTCMMAVLLAKMPWNRMPASNTQQCALR from the coding sequence ATGCCAACCATCGTCAACGCCCAGGAAATTCAACCCGAAGCAACCGCCCACATCATTGACGTGCGCACGCGCGATGAATTTGCGCGCGAGCGAATCGCCGGCTCGCGCAATATTCCGCTGGATGAGCTACCGAGCGCCTGCGGGCAATTAAAATCCATGCAGCATATTATTTTAAGCTGTCAAAGCGGAGGACGCGCGGAGCAGGCAAACGCATTTCTGGAGTCCATGGGGATTTCGCACGCGGTGTTACTGCAAGGCGGCCTCAATGGCTGGAAGGCCGCGCGCCGTCAGACGGAATCCGTCAAGCAGGGCGTCAGCATTCTGCGCCAAGTGCAGATGATTGTCGGCGCCATGGTCCTGATTGGAACATTTTACCCGCCGCTGTGGCTGCTGGCCCCCATCGCAGGAGCGGGCATGCTCTTTGCAGGCCTCAGTAACACGTGCATGATGGCAGTCTTATTGGCAAAAATGCCCTGGAATCGTATGCCTGCGTCCAATACGCAGCAATGCGCCTTGCGTTAA
- a CDS encoding winged helix-turn-helix transcriptional regulator has product MSETPLKIEQAVGCLKTLAHPVRLSILCALREGERSVQTLEASLSVSQSLMSTHLAKMRDREIVIARREGHQVFYRVRDPRLFALLDLLQTLYCPPL; this is encoded by the coding sequence ATGTCAGAAACCCCTCTCAAAATCGAGCAAGCCGTTGGATGCCTGAAAACCCTGGCGCATCCTGTACGGCTATCCATCCTGTGCGCGCTGCGAGAAGGCGAACGCTCCGTGCAGACGCTGGAAGCATCCCTTTCGGTCTCGCAATCGCTGATGTCGACGCATCTCGCTAAAATGCGAGACAGAGAGATTGTGATCGCGCGTCGAGAAGGCCACCAGGTTTTCTATCGCGTAAGAGATCCGCGTCTGTTTGCGCTGCTGGACCTGCTACAAACGCTTTATTGCCCCCCACTGTAA
- a CDS encoding aspartyl protease family protein has translation MPTQASLERFTVETANSNKTMVIILAIVTGVMALIGLGVWWWSDAEATRAAEASYAKAQDACEQGQALTCLDHLNEALRRKEKVEYLELKYNALDHESRRSESLLTLNRLLAMTPDHPHYNFLKFEDEANYGDWETAMRYLEKAVSRAPNNGDYKIAKATQLVENNRRAEALPLYKELIKEDPHYYHYWDQYALSYQNFNQYDQALKIRLEGLKQNPKDDMQYFGLGCLYDAMKKYPEAVVAYRKSLQLDPMEDSIAAQRIYEITGKRVPPELENLTSQTLPITSQGNVVFVKADLNGVTGRFLIDTGASFCVAPANKAAKFKLKPTGQVMAFQTGNGMIQSPIAYGNLRLGKHDFENLRIALTPPMKDDHVDGVIGMDVLQQFQFEINREAGTLTLRRTNNG, from the coding sequence ATGCCAACACAAGCGTCTTTGGAACGATTTACTGTAGAAACCGCCAACAGTAACAAGACGATGGTGATAATCCTCGCCATTGTCACTGGGGTGATGGCGCTCATCGGTCTGGGCGTCTGGTGGTGGTCGGATGCCGAAGCAACACGGGCGGCAGAAGCATCCTACGCCAAGGCGCAGGATGCTTGTGAACAGGGCCAGGCCCTGACTTGCCTGGACCATCTCAACGAAGCCCTTCGCCGCAAGGAAAAAGTCGAATATCTGGAACTGAAATATAACGCCCTTGATCACGAAAGCCGGCGCAGCGAATCTCTGCTGACGCTAAACCGCCTGCTGGCGATGACTCCTGACCACCCCCATTACAATTTTTTAAAGTTTGAAGACGAAGCAAACTACGGGGATTGGGAGACGGCCATGCGCTATCTTGAAAAGGCTGTTTCTCGAGCCCCTAATAATGGCGATTACAAAATTGCTAAAGCGACCCAACTGGTGGAGAACAATCGGCGCGCGGAAGCGCTCCCACTATACAAAGAGTTGATTAAGGAAGATCCGCACTATTACCATTATTGGGACCAATATGCCCTGAGCTACCAGAATTTTAATCAATATGATCAAGCCCTGAAAATCCGCCTGGAAGGACTTAAACAAAATCCAAAAGATGACATGCAGTATTTTGGTCTGGGATGTTTATACGATGCGATGAAAAAATACCCGGAGGCCGTTGTCGCCTACCGAAAATCCTTGCAACTGGATCCTATGGAGGACAGTATCGCCGCTCAACGGATTTACGAGATTACTGGCAAGCGCGTACCGCCGGAACTGGAGAACCTGACTTCCCAAACCTTGCCGATTACCTCGCAAGGCAATGTGGTGTTTGTGAAGGCGGATTTAAACGGCGTTACCGGGCGTTTCCTGATCGATACCGGCGCCTCGTTTTGCGTGGCGCCTGCGAATAAGGCTGCCAAATTCAAGCTAAAGCCAACCGGACAGGTGATGGCTTTCCAGACGGGCAACGGCATGATTCAATCGCCCATTGCTTACGGAAACCTTCGGCTAGGAAAACATGATTTTGAGAACTTGCGGATCGCCCTTACTCCGCCCATGAAAGATGATCACGTCGATGGCGTGATCGGCATGGACGTGCTTCAGCAATTCCAGTTTGAAATCAACCGCGAGGCAGGAACCTTGACCTTGCGGCGGACCAACAACGGGTAA
- a CDS encoding thermonuclease family protein, with product MPNLDRRAIIWALSLAMTSLMSCGLPPLDTGDQEEAATSSAQDRTPCFVTRVFDGDTLACDLNNNRRIESPGEHVRLLGIDAPETSHSAKLKHRLKPGQAPYDEPYAQEATRMLQSLALRHTVYLAWDVERVDRYGRSLAVIYPGAGSQASLNEALLKAGVVKTLFFPPNLAYAKRFRAAQKEARRARVGLWQSAR from the coding sequence ATGCCCAATCTTGACCGCCGCGCCATTATCTGGGCGCTAAGCCTTGCAATGACCAGTCTAATGAGTTGTGGTCTACCCCCCTTGGATACAGGGGATCAGGAAGAAGCCGCCACATCATCGGCGCAAGACCGCACCCCGTGCTTTGTCACCCGCGTGTTTGACGGCGATACGCTCGCCTGCGATCTCAACAACAACCGGCGAATTGAATCGCCCGGCGAGCATGTCCGTTTACTGGGAATCGATGCGCCGGAAACATCGCATTCCGCCAAATTAAAGCATCGTCTTAAGCCGGGCCAAGCCCCGTACGACGAGCCCTACGCTCAGGAAGCGACGCGCATGCTGCAATCGCTGGCGTTGCGCCATACGGTGTATCTGGCGTGGGACGTTGAGCGGGTGGATCGCTACGGGCGCTCGCTGGCTGTCATTTATCCCGGCGCTGGATCGCAGGCGTCGTTGAATGAAGCGTTGCTCAAGGCCGGGGTGGTAAAAACGCTTTTCTTCCCGCCGAATTTGGCTTACGCAAAGCGGTTTCGGGCGGCGCAAAAAGAAGCCAGACGCGCCCGCGTCGGTCTATGGCAATCCGCGCGGTAA
- a CDS encoding 3-hydroxybutyryl-CoA dehydrogenase (converts (S)-3-hydroxybutanoyl-CoA to 3-acetoacetyl-CoA) → MTSVCTTNAPLPRIIGVVGAGQMGRGIAQVFAQAPVIEQVILHDTSEQALSAARAAIADSLRRLAEKNKLDGRPAEEILTRIRFEPTLQALAPSEWVIEAIVEDEAAKCALLSQLDGFLSPKAILASNTSSLPISLLAKATRRPEQVIGLHFMNPPPLMPLIEVIPGQRTRDDVRDAALTLARALGKTPVLAQDAPGFIANRILMPLLNEAMRALEEGVASAEDIDATFRLGMRHPMGPLTLADYIGLDTCLAIMNVLHAGLKEERFRPCALLAAHVAAGRLGKKSGKGFYDYAQS, encoded by the coding sequence ATGACCAGCGTTTGCACAACCAACGCCCCATTACCGCGCATTATCGGCGTGGTTGGCGCGGGACAAATGGGACGCGGCATTGCGCAGGTGTTCGCCCAGGCCCCTGTTATTGAACAGGTAATCTTGCATGACACGTCCGAACAGGCGCTTAGCGCCGCGCGCGCAGCCATCGCAGACAGTTTGCGGCGTCTGGCGGAGAAAAATAAATTAGACGGGCGTCCGGCTGAGGAGATTCTAACGCGCATACGCTTTGAGCCAACTTTGCAGGCGCTGGCCCCGAGCGAATGGGTGATTGAAGCTATCGTTGAGGACGAAGCCGCCAAATGCGCCCTGCTGTCTCAATTAGACGGATTCCTTTCGCCGAAAGCGATTTTAGCCTCCAATACCTCCAGCTTGCCGATTTCGCTGCTCGCCAAGGCCACGCGACGGCCAGAACAAGTGATCGGCCTGCACTTTATGAATCCGCCGCCATTGATGCCGTTGATTGAAGTAATTCCTGGCCAACGCACGCGCGACGACGTACGCGACGCAGCGCTTACGTTAGCCCGGGCATTGGGAAAAACCCCCGTTCTGGCGCAAGACGCCCCCGGTTTTATCGCCAATCGCATTCTGATGCCCCTGCTGAATGAAGCCATGCGCGCACTGGAAGAAGGCGTCGCCAGCGCCGAAGATATTGACGCAACCTTTCGCCTCGGAATGCGGCATCCGATGGGCCCGCTCACATTGGCAGATTATATCGGCCTGGACACCTGTCTGGCGATTATGAACGTGTTACACGCCGGTCTTAAGGAAGAGCGCTTTCGTCCCTGCGCCTTGCTGGCGGCGCATGTGGCGGCGGGGCGTCTGGGCAAGAAGTCGGGTAAAGGATTTTATGACTATGCCCAATCTTGA
- a CDS encoding acetyl-CoA C-acyltransferase, which produces MKDPVYLVGAARTAIGSFQGSLADAPAPTLGASVIQAALTRAGLYPSPPDEVLMGCVLSAGIGQAPARQAALAAGLSTATGTATINKVCGSGLYAAMLAASRIRAGDSDVIVAGGMESMSRAPYYLLNARKGLRMGHQTLTDGMILDGLWDPYNDFHMGAAGELCAERYAFSREAQDAFAHQSYERARAASASGAFRSEITPVSVAQRKGEPLIVDTDEEPARADLDRLAALKPAFNAKGAITAGNASTLNDGAAAVVVASARATRERQLKPLAKIRADVTFSHDPQWFTTAPIGAITSVAEKAGVSLRDIDLFEINEAFAVVPMAAIEELSLPPERVNVNGGAIALGHPIGASGARLLVTLLYALAARDKTLGLVTLCIGGGESVAMVVERL; this is translated from the coding sequence GTGAAAGATCCGGTTTATCTCGTCGGCGCGGCGCGAACGGCGATCGGCAGTTTTCAGGGATCGCTGGCGGACGCGCCAGCGCCCACGCTGGGCGCAAGCGTCATTCAGGCGGCGTTAACCCGGGCCGGTCTCTACCCCAGCCCGCCAGATGAAGTCCTCATGGGCTGCGTCCTGAGCGCTGGCATCGGACAGGCGCCCGCCCGACAGGCAGCGTTAGCGGCGGGCTTGTCGACTGCCACCGGAACGGCGACGATCAACAAGGTCTGCGGCTCAGGACTCTATGCGGCCATGCTTGCCGCCAGCCGGATTCGCGCCGGAGATAGCGATGTTATCGTCGCAGGCGGCATGGAATCGATGTCGCGTGCGCCTTATTACTTGTTAAATGCCCGCAAGGGTCTGAGAATGGGACACCAGACGCTGACAGATGGCATGATTCTCGACGGGCTGTGGGATCCGTACAATGATTTCCACATGGGGGCCGCCGGCGAATTGTGCGCCGAGCGCTATGCCTTTTCTCGCGAAGCGCAGGATGCGTTCGCCCACCAGAGCTATGAGCGCGCCCGCGCCGCAAGCGCATCCGGTGCGTTTCGTTCAGAGATAACGCCAGTTAGCGTTGCTCAACGCAAGGGAGAGCCGCTGATTGTCGATACGGATGAAGAACCCGCCCGCGCCGATCTCGATCGACTGGCGGCGCTGAAACCAGCCTTTAACGCCAAGGGCGCGATTACGGCAGGAAACGCCTCGACTCTCAACGATGGAGCAGCTGCCGTAGTAGTAGCCTCCGCCCGCGCAACACGAGAACGGCAACTTAAACCGCTGGCGAAAATCCGGGCTGATGTAACGTTTAGTCATGACCCGCAGTGGTTCACGACGGCCCCTATCGGCGCAATTACAAGCGTCGCCGAAAAAGCGGGAGTGAGTCTGCGCGATATCGACCTGTTCGAGATTAACGAAGCTTTCGCCGTGGTCCCAATGGCCGCCATTGAAGAATTAAGCCTGCCCCCTGAACGCGTTAACGTCAATGGCGGCGCGATTGCCCTGGGGCATCCGATTGGCGCATCCGGGGCGCGCTTGCTGGTGACGCTTTTATACGCGTTGGCCGCGCGCGACAAGACGCTGGGGCTTGTCACGCTCTGTATTGGCGGCGGCGAATCGGTCGCAATGGTCGTTGAGCGCCTCTAG
- a CDS encoding cytochrome ubiquinol oxidase subunit I, with product MNYPLWEVPFLGGAGVIGIIASIHVFLSHFAVGGGIFFALTERWAFNSGDNRIYDYLKKHSLFFLIVTTVFGVVTGVGIWWAISLCSPNGTHTLIQTYTLAWAIEYLFFVTEIATFFVYFYSWDKIPRKTHLRLADAYAILSIFTLLVINGILTFMLTPGGWLTSRNWVDGFFNAAYVPATGMRLIGMLALAGLYALVTASRLRDEAFRVRMLRYAAKWFLPIFFLGPLLAIWIALILPQAPLDIIQNGLSTAASGTFSLMARAMVLSVFLSAALLLMVFVGPYLNARYFSPRAAAALMVVGLLTVGMMEWTREMMRKPYVVYNYMYVNGIRKDEIPAMNRDGATAHARWIAKDLKGEALGSELFRAQCMSCHNKQGYRGMDKLLGERDVAAIRGLLQVMRETDPAKSPYVKIMPPLAGTDAEVDALAAYLSTLNAANRKNEPQLAQR from the coding sequence ATGAATTATCCGTTGTGGGAAGTCCCCTTTCTGGGCGGCGCGGGCGTTATCGGTATTATTGCCAGCATCCACGTGTTTTTGTCGCACTTTGCCGTAGGCGGCGGGATTTTCTTCGCCCTTACCGAGCGATGGGCGTTCAATTCGGGCGATAACCGCATTTACGACTATCTGAAAAAGCATTCGCTGTTTTTTCTCATCGTTACGACGGTTTTCGGCGTCGTCACCGGTGTGGGCATCTGGTGGGCCATCAGCTTGTGCAGCCCCAACGGGACGCATACGCTGATTCAAACGTATACGCTGGCGTGGGCCATTGAATACCTGTTTTTTGTCACCGAAATCGCGACATTCTTCGTGTATTTCTATTCGTGGGACAAAATTCCGCGGAAAACCCACCTGCGACTGGCGGACGCTTATGCGATTCTCTCCATTTTCACCTTGCTGGTGATCAATGGGATTCTCACGTTTATGCTCACGCCCGGCGGCTGGCTGACATCGCGCAACTGGGTGGACGGGTTCTTTAATGCGGCGTATGTTCCCGCAACCGGCATGCGTCTTATCGGCATGCTTGCGCTGGCGGGCCTGTACGCCTTGGTGACAGCTTCGCGCCTGCGCGATGAGGCGTTTCGCGTGCGTATGCTGCGGTATGCGGCCAAGTGGTTTTTACCGATTTTCTTTCTCGGTCCGCTGCTAGCGATCTGGATTGCGCTGATTCTGCCGCAAGCCCCGCTGGATATTATCCAAAACGGTCTGTCTACCGCTGCTTCCGGCACGTTTTCGTTGATGGCGCGCGCTATGGTCTTAAGCGTGTTTCTGTCGGCCGCTCTGTTGCTGATGGTGTTTGTCGGACCGTATCTCAACGCCCGCTACTTCTCACCTCGCGCAGCGGCCGCCCTGATGGTCGTTGGCCTGCTCACCGTAGGGATGATGGAGTGGACGCGCGAAATGATGCGCAAACCCTATGTCGTCTATAACTACATGTATGTCAACGGCATCCGCAAGGATGAGATTCCAGCGATGAATCGCGACGGCGCTACGGCGCATGCGCGCTGGATCGCAAAGGATCTGAAAGGCGAAGCGCTTGGCTCAGAACTGTTTCGCGCCCAGTGCATGAGCTGCCATAACAAGCAGGGTTACCGTGGCATGGACAAGTTGCTAGGCGAGCGCGACGTCGCCGCCATTCGCGGCCTGTTGCAGGTGATGCGCGAAACGGATCCCGCCAAGAGCCCGTATGTAAAAATCATGCCGCCGCTGGCCGGAACCGACGCCGAGGTAGACGCTCTGGCCGCGTATCTTTCTACGCTAAACGCCGCCAATCGCAAAAACGAGCCCCAACTCGCCCAGCGTTAA
- a CDS encoding cytochrome bc complex cytochrome b subunit — protein MANPTAPLSTVFATIATWVEDRFSLNELKAMGAKKTVPVHKTSLWYYLGGVALILLVIQTLTGGLLMAHYIPEIGSAHASVQQINNKVEFGWLIRSMHSWGANIMILALFVHMFSTFFMRAYRPPREITWLTGMVMLVVAFGFGFTGYLLPWDEVSFFATKIGVDISSKSPLIGDILGNLLRGGADIGQGTISRFFMIHVFVLPLVLMGLLGLHLMMIQFHGISEPEGYQKLPEGEKKREPFFPAFMLKDAVVWLLVITGVVLLSALAPWGLGPEANPYNPAPAGIKPEWYFLAMFQFLKLVPPHVGPMEGEQAGMVFFGLIGGGLAMAPFIDRGHNPFIARMMRLFGIAVLIGLIVFTIWGYMS, from the coding sequence ATGGCCAACCCAACCGCCCCTCTTTCAACCGTTTTCGCAACCATCGCCACGTGGGTGGAAGATCGTTTTTCGCTGAATGAACTCAAAGCGATGGGCGCTAAAAAGACGGTGCCGGTCCACAAGACCTCACTCTGGTACTATCTGGGCGGCGTGGCGTTGATTCTGCTGGTGATTCAGACGCTGACCGGCGGCCTGCTAATGGCGCATTACATCCCCGAAATCGGGTCGGCGCACGCCTCTGTGCAACAGATCAATAACAAGGTGGAATTCGGCTGGCTTATTCGCTCGATGCACAGTTGGGGCGCCAATATTATGATTCTGGCGCTGTTTGTTCATATGTTCAGCACGTTTTTCATGCGCGCCTACCGTCCGCCGCGAGAAATCACCTGGCTGACGGGCATGGTGATGCTGGTGGTGGCCTTTGGATTCGGCTTTACTGGCTACTTACTGCCGTGGGATGAAGTCTCGTTCTTCGCCACCAAAATCGGGGTGGATATTTCCAGCAAATCGCCGCTAATTGGCGATATTCTGGGGAATTTGCTGCGCGGCGGGGCGGATATTGGCCAAGGGACGATTTCGCGCTTCTTCATGATTCACGTTTTCGTGTTGCCGCTGGTCTTAATGGGCCTGCTGGGACTGCACCTGATGATGATTCAGTTCCACGGAATCTCGGAACCGGAAGGCTATCAAAAGCTCCCGGAAGGCGAAAAGAAGCGTGAACCGTTCTTCCCCGCCTTTATGCTGAAGGACGCCGTGGTTTGGCTGTTGGTGATCACGGGCGTGGTGCTGCTGTCGGCGCTTGCCCCTTGGGGTCTCGGGCCGGAAGCCAATCCTTATAATCCGGCGCCGGCAGGCATTAAACCGGAATGGTACTTCCTGGCGATGTTCCAGTTCTTAAAGCTCGTCCCGCCGCATGTCGGCCCTATGGAAGGCGAGCAGGCGGGCATGGTCTTCTTCGGTTTGATTGGCGGCGGCTTGGCAATGGCGCCGTTTATCGATCGCGGTCATAATCCGTTTATCGCCCGGATGATGCGGCTCTTTGGCATTGCGGTCTTGATAGGTCTGATTGTCTTTACCATTTGGGGGTACATGTCATGA